One stretch of Acidimicrobiales bacterium DNA includes these proteins:
- a CDS encoding AMP-binding protein: MSDVPASTVTVASLARDWASREPSRIAMREKDFGIWQEISWLETWELVLDAAHGLLALGVQVGDRVSIQAEDRPEWVILDLATVAVRGVTVGFYPTNPTAEVEYLLTDCESTVHLAEDQEQVDRVLEIDRAGLGNLTRILYCEPRGVRQYDDERLLDWNDFLDLGRDHRAAHEGAVEALMEAAEGDDVMTLVYTSGTTGPPKGAMLTNVNTAYAIGKITAEDGLRGKRAPTADDLVVTYLPLCHVAERIFSTWHMVSCGLCLNFAESIETVTINLREVQPTLFFAVPRIWEKLHASVLIRGNDASPFKRLWLRFGLRLATVIGRDKAANGGSHTVRSRLLAAIGNPLVFRAMRERIGLRRCWHAGSGAAPIAPEVLEFFMGIGVPVYELYGMTENAAVATTNVPGRMILGTVGEPYPDIGFRLDPETGEIQTKHPGVFAGYWNKPEQTAETFTDDGWLMTGDVGEWVDDSHVRIIDRIKHIIITAGGKNISPSEIENSLKTSLYVKEAMVIGDRRKFLSALIGIELDTVGDWALRRNIPYTTYRDLSEKPEVLELIQGVVNETNNKFARVESIREFRMIPKELDHEDGELTATQKIKRSSMEEAFNELIEEMYA, from the coding sequence ATGTCTGACGTGCCGGCGTCGACGGTCACCGTGGCCAGCCTCGCTCGGGACTGGGCATCGCGCGAACCCTCCCGTATTGCCATGCGGGAGAAGGACTTCGGCATCTGGCAGGAGATCTCCTGGCTCGAGACCTGGGAACTGGTGCTCGATGCCGCCCACGGACTCTTGGCCCTCGGAGTACAGGTGGGTGACCGGGTGTCCATCCAGGCTGAGGATCGCCCGGAATGGGTGATCTTGGACCTGGCCACCGTGGCCGTCCGTGGGGTCACCGTGGGTTTCTATCCGACCAACCCAACGGCAGAGGTGGAGTACCTGCTCACCGATTGTGAGTCGACGGTCCATCTTGCCGAGGATCAGGAACAGGTCGACCGGGTTCTGGAGATCGATCGGGCCGGGCTCGGCAACCTCACGAGGATTCTCTACTGCGAACCCCGGGGAGTACGCCAGTACGACGACGAACGTCTACTGGACTGGAACGACTTCCTGGACCTGGGCAGGGATCACCGAGCGGCCCACGAGGGCGCTGTCGAGGCGCTCATGGAGGCAGCGGAGGGCGACGATGTGATGACCCTCGTCTACACCTCTGGAACCACCGGGCCCCCGAAGGGGGCGATGCTGACCAACGTCAACACGGCCTATGCCATCGGAAAGATCACGGCCGAGGACGGATTGAGGGGAAAGCGGGCGCCGACCGCCGATGACCTTGTGGTCACCTACCTCCCGTTGTGCCATGTGGCCGAACGAATCTTCTCCACGTGGCACATGGTCTCGTGCGGGCTGTGCCTCAACTTCGCGGAATCGATTGAGACCGTCACGATCAATCTGCGCGAAGTCCAGCCCACGTTGTTCTTTGCCGTTCCCCGCATATGGGAGAAACTCCACGCCTCAGTGTTGATCAGAGGCAACGATGCCTCACCGTTCAAACGCCTCTGGCTCCGGTTTGGACTTCGCCTGGCCACCGTGATCGGCCGGGACAAGGCGGCCAATGGTGGAAGCCATACCGTTCGGAGTCGCCTGCTGGCCGCCATTGGCAACCCATTGGTCTTCCGAGCCATGAGAGAACGCATCGGGTTGCGGCGGTGCTGGCACGCAGGGTCCGGTGCTGCGCCCATTGCCCCCGAGGTGCTCGAGTTCTTCATGGGCATCGGCGTACCCGTCTACGAGCTTTATGGCATGACCGAGAACGCGGCAGTGGCCACCACCAATGTCCCGGGTCGGATGATTCTGGGCACGGTCGGTGAGCCGTACCCCGACATCGGTTTTCGCCTGGACCCCGAGACCGGCGAGATCCAAACGAAGCACCCCGGGGTCTTTGCCGGCTACTGGAACAAGCCCGAGCAGACGGCAGAGACGTTCACCGACGACGGATGGCTCATGACCGGGGACGTCGGCGAGTGGGTGGACGATTCTCATGTCCGGATCATCGACCGGATCAAGCACATCATCATTACGGCGGGCGGTAAGAACATCTCGCCGTCGGAGATCGAGAACAGCCTCAAGACCTCGTTGTACGTCAAGGAGGCCATGGTCATAGGCGACCGTCGGAAGTTCCTCTCGGCGCTTATCGGGATCGAGTTGGACACCGTGGGTGACTGGGCCCTGAGAAGGAACATTCCCTACACCACCTACCGTGACCTTTCCGAGAAGCCCGAAGTCTTGGAGCTGATCCAGGGCGTGGTGAACGAGACCAACAATAAGTTCGCCCGGGTCGAGTCAAT